In Azospirillum baldaniorum, one DNA window encodes the following:
- a CDS encoding carbohydrate ABC transporter permease, which produces MDKPVNQGAWLLVLPVLLIVAFSAILPLMTVVNYSVQDTFGNNQFFWNGIGWYQELLDPSTDLGGRFFDALWRNLLFSLLILLIEVPLGIAVALSMPRHGWRVAATLVVLALPLLIPWNVVGTIWQIFAREDIGLLGWAVNRLGIPYNYTADPLSAWVTIVVMDVWHWTSLVALLCYAGLRSIPDAFYQAARIDGASRWAVFRNIQLPKMHRVLLIAVLLRFMDSFMIYTEPFVVTGGGPGNSTTFVSIDLVKLALGQFDLGKAAALSIVYNLIILAVCWVFYTVMTRMDAQRN; this is translated from the coding sequence ATGGACAAGCCCGTCAACCAGGGGGCATGGCTGCTGGTCCTGCCGGTTCTGCTGATCGTCGCCTTCTCGGCCATCCTGCCGCTGATGACGGTGGTCAACTACTCGGTGCAGGACACCTTCGGGAACAACCAGTTCTTCTGGAACGGCATCGGCTGGTACCAGGAGCTTCTCGACCCCTCCACCGACCTCGGCGGGCGGTTCTTCGACGCGCTGTGGCGCAACCTGCTGTTCTCGCTGCTGATCCTGCTGATCGAGGTGCCGCTGGGCATCGCCGTGGCGCTGAGCATGCCGCGCCACGGCTGGCGGGTGGCGGCGACGCTGGTGGTGCTGGCGCTGCCGCTGCTGATCCCGTGGAACGTCGTCGGCACCATCTGGCAGATCTTTGCCCGCGAGGACATCGGCCTGCTGGGCTGGGCGGTGAACCGGCTGGGCATTCCCTACAACTACACGGCGGACCCGCTGTCGGCCTGGGTGACCATCGTGGTGATGGACGTCTGGCATTGGACCTCGCTGGTGGCTCTGCTCTGCTACGCCGGCCTGCGCTCCATCCCCGACGCCTTCTATCAGGCGGCAAGGATCGACGGGGCGTCGCGCTGGGCGGTGTTCCGCAACATCCAATTGCCGAAGATGCATCGGGTGCTGCTGATTGCCGTTCTGCTGCGCTTCATGGACAGCTTCATGATCTACACGGAGCCCTTCGTGGTGACCGGCGGCGGTCCCGGCAACTCGACGACCTTCGTATCGATCGACCTCGTGAAGCTGGCGCTGGGGCAGTTCGACCTCGGCAAGGCGGCGGCGCTGTCCATCGTCTACAACCTGATCATCCTGGCGGTCTGCTGGGTCTTCTACACCGTCATGACCCGCATGGACGCGCAACGGAACTAG
- a CDS encoding carbohydrate ABC transporter permease, with translation MLRARIVLTLYILFLMLPIYWLVNMSLKTNTEIVSGLTLWPHTLTFENYRRIFTDSSWYSGYLNSLQYVALNTVLSIALALPAAYAFSRYRFVGDKHLFFWLLSNRMAPAAVFALPFFNLYSAIGLFDTPLAVALAHCLFNVPLAVWILEGFMSGVPREIDETAYLDGYSFPRFFVKIFMPLVASGIGVTAFFCFMFSWVELLLARTLTSVDAKPIAATMTRTVSASGMDWGLLAAAGVLTILPGALVIWFVRNYIAKGFALGRV, from the coding sequence ATGCTGCGCGCACGGATCGTCCTCACGCTCTACATCTTGTTCCTGATGCTGCCGATCTACTGGCTCGTGAACATGAGCCTGAAGACGAACACCGAGATCGTCAGCGGCCTGACGCTGTGGCCCCACACCCTGACCTTCGAGAATTACCGACGCATCTTCACCGATTCGTCCTGGTATTCGGGCTATCTGAACTCGCTGCAGTATGTGGCGCTGAACACGGTGCTGTCGATCGCGCTGGCCCTGCCGGCGGCCTACGCCTTCTCCCGATACCGCTTCGTGGGGGACAAGCATCTGTTCTTCTGGCTGCTGTCCAACCGCATGGCCCCGGCGGCGGTCTTCGCGCTGCCCTTCTTCAACCTCTATTCGGCCATCGGGCTGTTCGACACGCCGCTGGCCGTGGCGCTGGCCCACTGCCTGTTCAACGTGCCGCTGGCGGTGTGGATTCTGGAGGGCTTCATGTCGGGGGTACCGCGGGAGATCGACGAAACCGCCTATCTCGACGGCTACAGCTTTCCGCGTTTCTTCGTGAAGATCTTCATGCCGCTGGTGGCCAGCGGGATCGGCGTCACCGCCTTCTTCTGCTTCATGTTCAGCTGGGTCGAACTGCTGCTGGCGCGCACGCTGACCTCGGTGGACGCCAAGCCCATCGCGGCGACGATGACGCGCACCGTCTCGGCCTCCGGCATGGATTGGGGGCTGCTGGCGGCGGCGGGGGTGCTGACCATCCTGCCCGGCGCGCTGGTGATCTGGTTCGTGCGCAACTACATCGCCAAGGGCTTCGCCCTGGGCCGCGTCTGA
- a CDS encoding DUF2160 domain-containing protein, translated as MDTVTEHLAWMAWTWQTGAFFAVIAGLLTLLTVLALNRPEVARPGVLGITTTRGDRLFITLLGSAFIHLAWLGLVGGEVHYATALSLLYAAAVFRWV; from the coding sequence ATGGACACCGTCACCGAACATCTCGCCTGGATGGCCTGGACCTGGCAGACCGGCGCCTTCTTCGCCGTCATCGCCGGGCTGCTGACCCTGCTCACCGTCCTGGCGCTCAACCGGCCGGAGGTCGCGCGCCCCGGCGTGCTGGGCATCACCACGACGCGCGGCGACCGTTTGTTCATCACGCTGCTCGGCAGCGCCTTCATCCACCTCGCCTGGCTGGGGCTGGTGGGCGGGGAGGTGCACTACGCGACCGCGCTTTCGCTTCTCTACGCCGCGGCGGTCTTCCGCTGGGTGTGA
- a CDS encoding DUF3008 family protein — protein MSKAESKKQQMAAGAALAAKRGEQPESSLRGASKEMAKSMSEKELREMASAKRKDLPARSSKDDAKG, from the coding sequence ATGAGTAAGGCGGAGTCCAAGAAGCAGCAGATGGCTGCGGGTGCGGCGCTGGCCGCCAAGCGTGGGGAGCAGCCGGAATCCAGCCTGCGCGGGGCGTCGAAGGAAATGGCCAAGTCAATGAGCGAGAAAGAACTGCGGGAGATGGCCTCCGCCAAGCGCAAGGATCTGCCCGCCCGCAGTTCAAAGGATGACGCAAAGGGCTGA
- a CDS encoding DedA family protein gives MFEWIADMVEGGGYAGIALLMLLENVFPPIPSELIMPLAGFVAARGDLSLPLVVLAGTVGSVAGALVWYYAGLWLGSERLKRLAARHGRWLTVAPAQVDEATGWFRRHSGASVLIGRLIPAVRTLISVPAGIAGMSLVRFLVYSTIGTALWSLVLAGAGYLLEGQYDKVSGWMDPVAKLVIAAIAGWYAYRVATFRPQEQN, from the coding sequence GTGTTCGAGTGGATCGCAGACATGGTCGAAGGCGGCGGCTACGCCGGCATCGCGCTTCTGATGCTGCTGGAGAACGTCTTTCCGCCCATCCCGTCGGAACTCATCATGCCCCTGGCCGGCTTCGTCGCCGCCCGCGGCGACCTCAGCCTGCCGCTGGTGGTGCTGGCGGGCACGGTGGGGTCGGTGGCCGGAGCGCTGGTCTGGTACTACGCCGGGCTGTGGCTGGGCAGCGAACGGCTGAAGCGGCTGGCCGCCCGGCATGGCCGCTGGCTGACAGTGGCGCCCGCGCAGGTTGACGAGGCGACGGGCTGGTTCCGTCGGCACAGCGGGGCGTCGGTGCTGATAGGGCGCCTGATCCCGGCGGTGCGCACGCTGATCTCCGTTCCCGCCGGGATCGCCGGGATGAGTCTGGTGCGCTTCCTGGTCTACTCGACCATCGGAACGGCGCTTTGGTCGCTGGTCCTCGCCGGGGCGGGCTATCTGCTGGAGGGCCAGTACGACAAGGTGTCGGGGTGGATGGACCCGGTGGCCAAGCTGGTCATCGCCGCCATCGCCGGCTGGTACGCCTACCGCGTCGCCACCTTCCGCCCGCAGGAGCAGAACTGA
- a CDS encoding ABC transporter ATP-binding protein, translated as MARIDLQSLGHSYTSNPKGDDDYALKPMTHVWEQGGAYALLGPSGCGKTTLLNIISGLLTPSEGRVLFDGKDVTALPTEARNIAQVFQFPVVYDTMTVYENLAFPLRNRGLRGAPLDARVREIAGLLDLTADLNRRGRNLTADAKQKISLGRGLVRPDVAAILFDEPLTVIDPHLKWELRSKLKALHRALDLTMIYVTHDQTEALTFADKVVVMHDGRVVQVGRPQELFERPAHVFVGHFIGSPGMNVLPAEVSGRAARVGGHVIALRRGYPTLNGGAKIEIGVRPEFATLAPAGAGGLPVRVRRLDDLGRTRIARVELSGLPMAATVPEDLTLAGDEASLLLDPAMVHVYADGTLVEGEAA; from the coding sequence ATGGCGCGCATCGACCTTCAATCCCTCGGCCACAGCTACACGTCCAATCCCAAAGGCGACGACGACTACGCGCTGAAGCCGATGACCCATGTGTGGGAGCAGGGCGGGGCCTACGCGCTGCTCGGGCCGTCGGGCTGCGGCAAGACCACGCTGCTGAACATCATTTCCGGCCTGCTGACCCCCAGCGAGGGGCGGGTGCTGTTCGACGGCAAAGACGTGACGGCGCTGCCGACCGAGGCGCGCAACATCGCCCAGGTCTTCCAGTTCCCCGTCGTCTACGACACCATGACGGTCTACGAGAACCTCGCCTTTCCGCTGCGCAACCGCGGCCTGCGCGGGGCGCCGCTCGACGCGCGGGTGCGGGAGATCGCCGGGCTGCTCGACCTGACGGCGGATCTGAACAGGCGCGGGCGGAACCTGACCGCCGACGCCAAGCAGAAGATCTCGCTGGGGCGCGGGCTGGTCCGTCCGGACGTGGCGGCGATCCTGTTCGACGAACCGCTGACCGTCATCGACCCCCATCTGAAATGGGAGCTGCGGTCGAAGCTGAAGGCGCTGCACCGCGCGCTCGACCTGACGATGATCTACGTGACCCACGACCAGACGGAGGCGCTGACCTTCGCCGACAAGGTGGTGGTGATGCACGACGGGCGCGTCGTCCAGGTGGGGCGCCCGCAGGAGCTGTTCGAGCGCCCGGCCCACGTCTTCGTCGGTCATTTCATCGGGTCGCCGGGCATGAACGTCCTGCCGGCCGAGGTGTCGGGACGCGCCGCGCGGGTCGGCGGGCACGTCATCGCGCTGCGCCGCGGTTATCCGACGCTCAATGGTGGGGCGAAGATCGAGATCGGCGTGCGGCCGGAATTCGCCACGCTGGCGCCCGCGGGGGCCGGCGGACTGCCGGTGCGGGTGCGCCGGCTGGACGATCTGGGGCGCACGCGCATCGCGCGGGTGGAGCTGTCGGGCCTGCCGATGGCCGCAACGGTGCCGGAGGATCTGACGCTGGCGGGGGACGAGGCGTCGCTGCTGCTCGACCCCGCCATGGTGCATGTCTACGCGGACGGAACGCTCGTGGAAGGGGAGGCGGCGTGA
- the glpD gene encoding glycerol-3-phosphate dehydrogenase, producing MAGVYDLAIVGGGINGCGIARDAAGRGCSVYLCEQKDLASGTSSASTKLIHGGLRYLEYYEFRLVREALREREVLWRMAPHIIWPLRFVLPHLPGLRPSWFLRLGLFLYDHLGGREKLPGTRGLDLRNDPAGKPLKPGFGRAFEYSDCWVDDARLVVLNAQDAARMGATIRTRTRFLNAVREDGLWTVTVEDTRSGQRSSIRARALVNAAGPWVSEVMRQGARSTVDARIRLVQGSHIVVPKLFDHDRCYIFQNADKRIVFAIPYERDFTLIGTTDNDYQGDPADVRASEAEIAYLCAAAGDYFAKPVTPADVVWTYSGVRPLYDDGASTAQAATRDYVLALDAPGDGKAALLNIFGGKITTYRRLADAAIAKLAPFLPKLAPGASDWSSAGTLPGGDFPADGVATLISELRGRAPFLTQPHLERLARTYGTRARRILDSAARPEDLGRDFGGTLTEAEVRYLMTEEWAETAEDVLWRRTKLGLRLDAAQAQALDAFMTEERSRRERASDAAE from the coding sequence ATGGCCGGGGTCTACGACCTTGCCATCGTCGGCGGCGGCATCAACGGCTGTGGCATCGCGCGCGATGCCGCGGGACGCGGCTGCTCCGTCTATCTGTGCGAACAGAAGGATCTGGCGTCGGGCACGTCCTCGGCCTCGACCAAGCTGATCCACGGCGGCCTGCGCTACCTGGAATATTACGAGTTCCGGCTGGTCCGCGAGGCGCTGCGCGAGCGCGAGGTGCTGTGGCGCATGGCGCCGCACATCATCTGGCCGCTGCGCTTCGTCCTGCCGCACCTGCCCGGCCTGCGGCCCTCCTGGTTCCTGCGGCTCGGCCTGTTCCTCTACGACCATCTCGGCGGGCGGGAGAAGCTGCCGGGCACGCGTGGGCTCGATCTGCGCAACGATCCGGCGGGGAAGCCGCTGAAGCCCGGTTTCGGTCGCGCTTTCGAATATTCGGATTGCTGGGTCGACGACGCGCGTCTGGTGGTGCTGAACGCGCAGGACGCCGCCCGCATGGGCGCGACGATCCGCACCCGCACCCGTTTCCTGAACGCCGTCCGCGAGGACGGGCTGTGGACCGTGACGGTGGAGGACACGCGCAGCGGCCAGCGCAGCAGCATCCGCGCCCGCGCGCTGGTCAACGCCGCCGGCCCCTGGGTGTCGGAGGTGATGCGGCAGGGGGCGCGGTCCACGGTGGACGCGCGCATCCGTCTGGTCCAGGGCTCGCACATCGTGGTGCCGAAGCTGTTCGACCACGACCGCTGCTACATCTTCCAGAACGCCGACAAGCGCATCGTCTTCGCCATCCCTTACGAGCGCGACTTCACCCTGATCGGCACCACCGACAACGACTACCAGGGCGATCCGGCGGACGTCCGCGCGTCGGAGGCGGAGATCGCCTATCTCTGCGCCGCCGCCGGGGACTATTTCGCCAAACCGGTGACCCCGGCCGACGTGGTGTGGACCTATTCCGGCGTCCGCCCGCTCTACGACGACGGCGCCTCGACGGCTCAGGCGGCGACCCGCGACTATGTGCTGGCGCTCGACGCGCCGGGCGACGGCAAGGCGGCGCTGCTCAACATTTTCGGCGGCAAGATCACCACCTACCGCCGTCTGGCCGACGCGGCCATCGCCAAGCTGGCGCCCTTCCTGCCGAAGCTCGCTCCGGGCGCCTCGGACTGGAGCAGCGCCGGCACCCTGCCGGGCGGCGATTTCCCGGCGGACGGCGTCGCGACGCTGATTTCCGAACTGCGCGGGCGGGCGCCCTTCCTGACCCAGCCGCATCTGGAGCGGCTGGCGCGCACCTACGGCACCCGCGCCCGCAGGATTCTCGACAGCGCCGCACGGCCGGAGGATCTGGGCCGCGACTTCGGCGGGACTCTGACCGAGGCCGAGGTCCGCTATCTGATGACGGAGGAGTGGGCGGAGACCGCCGAGGACGTGCTGTGGCGCCGGACCAAGCTGGGGCTGCGGCTGGACGCCGCCCAGGCCCAGGCGCTCGACGCCTTCATGACCGAGGAGCGCAGCCGGAGGGAGAGGGCATCCGACGCTGCCGAATAG
- a CDS encoding ABC transporter substrate-binding protein, protein MRALYLASASAAALLLSSAPAFADIEAAKRWIDSEFQPSTLSKEDQLKEMQWFIDAAKPFAGMEINVVSETITTHEYEARTLARAFSEITGIKLRHDLIQEGDVVEKIQTQMQSGKNIYDAWINDSDLIGTHFRYKQVVPLTDWMDGEGKDVTLPTLDVKDFIGTSFTTAPDGKLYQLPDQQFANLYWFRYDWFTNPDIKAKFKAKYGYDLGVPVNWSAYEDIAEFFTNDVKEIDGVKVYGHMDYGKKDPSLGWRFTDAWLSMAGNGDKGLPNGKPVDEWGIRMEGCSPVGSSIERGGDTNGPAAVYSVTKYVEWLKKYAPPQAAGMTFSESGPVPAQGNVAQQMFWYTAFTADMVKDGLPVVNADGTPKWRMAPSPKGAYWKDGMKLGYQDAGSWTLLKSTPVDRRKAAWLYAQFTMSKSVSLKKSHVGLTFIRESDIWDKSFTERAPKLGGLVEFYRSPARVQWTPTGVNVPDYPKLAQLWWQNIGDASSGAKTPQAAMDALAAAQDSVMERLERSGVQGECGPKLNKKESAEFWFAKAEKDGTTAPQRKLSNEKPKGETVDYDQLIKSWPASPPKKAAMVQ, encoded by the coding sequence ATGCGTGCCCTGTATCTCGCCTCCGCATCCGCGGCGGCGCTTCTTCTGTCATCGGCCCCGGCCTTCGCCGACATCGAGGCGGCCAAGCGCTGGATCGACAGCGAGTTCCAGCCTTCGACCCTGTCGAAGGAGGATCAGCTGAAGGAAATGCAGTGGTTCATCGACGCCGCCAAGCCCTTCGCCGGCATGGAGATCAACGTCGTCTCCGAAACCATCACCACCCATGAGTACGAAGCCCGGACGCTCGCCAGGGCCTTCAGCGAGATCACGGGGATCAAGCTGCGCCACGACCTGATCCAGGAAGGCGACGTGGTGGAGAAAATCCAGACGCAGATGCAGTCCGGCAAGAACATCTACGACGCCTGGATCAACGACAGCGACCTGATCGGCACCCATTTCCGCTACAAGCAGGTGGTTCCCCTCACCGACTGGATGGACGGGGAGGGCAAGGACGTGACCCTGCCGACGCTGGACGTGAAAGACTTCATCGGCACGTCCTTCACCACCGCGCCGGACGGCAAGCTCTACCAGCTTCCCGACCAGCAGTTCGCCAACCTCTACTGGTTCCGCTACGACTGGTTCACCAACCCGGACATCAAGGCGAAGTTCAAGGCCAAGTACGGCTATGATCTCGGCGTTCCGGTCAACTGGTCGGCCTATGAGGACATCGCCGAGTTCTTCACCAACGACGTGAAGGAGATCGACGGCGTCAAGGTCTACGGCCACATGGACTACGGCAAGAAGGACCCGTCGCTCGGCTGGCGCTTCACCGACGCGTGGCTGTCGATGGCCGGAAACGGGGACAAGGGCCTGCCCAACGGCAAGCCGGTGGACGAGTGGGGCATCCGCATGGAGGGCTGCAGCCCGGTCGGTTCCTCCATCGAGCGGGGCGGCGACACCAACGGCCCGGCCGCCGTCTACTCCGTCACCAAATACGTGGAGTGGCTGAAGAAATACGCGCCGCCGCAGGCCGCGGGCATGACCTTCTCCGAATCCGGCCCGGTGCCGGCCCAGGGCAACGTCGCTCAGCAGATGTTCTGGTACACCGCCTTCACCGCCGACATGGTGAAGGACGGCCTGCCGGTGGTGAACGCCGACGGCACGCCGAAATGGCGCATGGCCCCGTCGCCCAAGGGCGCCTATTGGAAGGACGGCATGAAGCTGGGCTACCAGGACGCCGGGTCGTGGACGCTGTTGAAATCCACCCCGGTGGACCGCCGCAAGGCGGCGTGGCTCTACGCCCAGTTCACCATGTCCAAGTCGGTCAGCCTGAAGAAGAGCCATGTCGGCCTGACCTTCATCCGGGAAAGCGACATCTGGGACAAGAGCTTCACCGAGCGCGCGCCGAAGCTGGGCGGGCTGGTCGAGTTCTACCGTTCCCCGGCGCGCGTGCAGTGGACGCCGACCGGCGTGAACGTGCCGGATTACCCGAAGCTGGCGCAGCTCTGGTGGCAGAACATCGGCGACGCCTCCTCCGGCGCCAAGACGCCGCAGGCGGCGATGGACGCGCTGGCCGCGGCCCAGGACTCGGTGATGGAGCGTCTGGAGCGGTCGGGCGTGCAGGGCGAATGCGGACCGAAGCTGAACAAGAAGGAGTCGGCGGAGTTCTGGTTCGCCAAGGCCGAGAAGGACGGCACCACCGCGCCGCAGCGCAAGCTGTCCAACGAGAAGCCGAAGGGCGAGACGGTGGACTACGACCAGCTCATCAAGTCCTGGCCGGCCTCGCCGCCGAAGAAGGCCGCGATGGTGCAGTGA
- a CDS encoding ABC transporter ATP-binding protein → MGLVLDKVSRHVGGHVHLENVSLSLERGSLNVLLGPTLSGKTSLMRLMAGLDVPSAGRVLVDGADVTGRHVRERSVAMVYQQFINYPSLTVYENIASPLRVARRPKDEIDRKVREAARLLKLEAYLQRTPQQLSGGQQQRTAIARALVKEAQLVLLDEPLANLDYKLREELREELPKIFAATGAVFVYATTEPAEALLLRGNTATLWEGRLAQFGRTPDVYRRPANLTSARVFSDPPLNTMRVHKRGLQIVLATGEHGPARGVLAELPDDDYTIGFRADHLHLTRPHADAIALSGAVAVSEITGSESFVHIDLPRTDGGADRWVAVTRGVLEVEPGERIECFIDPRRLFVFGHDGRLAAAPPLVMAA, encoded by the coding sequence GTGGGCTTGGTTCTGGACAAGGTCAGCAGGCATGTCGGCGGCCACGTTCACCTGGAGAACGTGTCGCTGAGCCTGGAGCGCGGGTCGCTGAACGTTCTGCTGGGGCCGACCCTGTCGGGCAAGACGTCGCTGATGCGGCTGATGGCCGGGCTGGACGTGCCCAGCGCCGGGCGCGTGCTGGTGGACGGGGCGGACGTGACGGGGCGGCACGTCCGCGAACGCTCCGTCGCCATGGTCTACCAACAGTTCATCAACTACCCGTCCCTGACCGTCTACGAGAACATCGCCTCCCCCCTGCGGGTCGCCCGCCGGCCCAAGGACGAGATCGACCGCAAGGTGCGGGAGGCGGCACGCCTGCTGAAGCTGGAGGCCTACCTGCAGCGCACGCCGCAGCAGCTCTCCGGCGGCCAGCAGCAGCGCACCGCCATCGCCCGCGCCCTGGTCAAGGAGGCGCAGCTCGTCCTGCTCGACGAGCCGCTGGCCAATCTGGACTACAAGCTGCGCGAGGAACTGCGGGAGGAGCTGCCGAAAATCTTCGCCGCGACCGGCGCCGTCTTCGTCTACGCGACGACGGAGCCGGCGGAGGCGCTCCTGCTCCGCGGCAACACGGCGACGCTGTGGGAAGGGCGGCTGGCGCAGTTCGGGCGCACCCCGGACGTCTACCGCCGCCCGGCCAACCTGACCAGCGCGCGGGTCTTCTCCGACCCGCCGCTCAACACCATGCGGGTGCACAAGCGTGGCCTGCAGATCGTGCTGGCGACGGGGGAACATGGGCCGGCGCGCGGCGTGCTGGCCGAGCTGCCGGACGACGACTACACCATCGGCTTCCGCGCCGACCACCTGCATCTGACGCGGCCCCACGCCGACGCCATCGCCTTGAGCGGAGCCGTGGCGGTCAGCGAAATCACCGGGTCGGAGAGCTTCGTCCACATCGATCTGCCGCGCACCGATGGCGGGGCGGACCGTTGGGTGGCCGTTACGCGCGGCGTGCTGGAGGTCGAACCGGGCGAGCGGATCGAGTGCTTCATCGACCCGCGGCGGCTGTTCGTGTTCGGCCATGACGGGCGGCTGGCCGCGGCGCCGCCGCTGGTCATGGCGGCGTGA